CAAGCTGCGCGCCCGCAAACATCAAGGAGTGCGCAACATTGTTGCCGTCGCCAACGTAGGCGACCTTCAGTCCGGAGATCTTGCCCTTCACCTCCAGAATGGTCAGGTAATCGGCCATCGCCTGGCAGGGATGGCTGTAATCCGTGAGTGCGTTGAAAATCGGCACACTCGCGTACTCCGCCATTCGCTCGACGATGTTGTGCGCGAAGGTTCGAATCATGATGCCCTGCACCATGCGTTCCAAATTTTTCGCCACGTCATAAACCGACTCGCGCTTGCCCAGGTTGATTTCGGCAGGCGACAGGTAGATAGAGAATCCGCCGAGTTGCTGAATGCCAACGTCAAACGTGACGCGGGTACGCAGCGAAGGCTTCTCGAAAATCATCGCCAGCGTTTTGCCTTTTAGTGCCGAAGTATAGGCCGCTGGGTTGGCCTTAATACGGGACGCCACGTCGAGGAAATGCTGTATCTCCTGCGGCGTGAAGTCCCTTATCGAAAGGAAATCCGTCGATGTCATTTCGATGCCGCCTCTACCGGCGACGGCTTGTTCTTCTTCGTGAACTCGGCAAGGATCTCTGTGATGTCGGGATGAGTCAGCTCTTCCGCCTCATAACGAACACGCAGGCTCGGCTTCTCGATTTTGATCGTGCGAGCGAGATCGATCGGTGTGGCGACGAGAACCAGGTCGCAAGGTACGCGCTTGATGGTCTCTTCCAGTTCGTGCTTCTGCTGTTCACCGTAGCCCATGGCCGGAAGCAGCGAACCGAGGTGCGGGAATTTCTCGAACGTGGCGCGAATCGACCCGACAGCATACGGACGCGGGTCAACCATTTCGGCGGCGCCGAACTGGCGGGAGGCAACAACACCGGCACCATAAGGCATTTCGCCGTGCGTGAGTGTCGGGCCATCCTCAACGACGAGCACGCGCTTTCCGCGAACCTGGTTGGGATCGACGACGCTAACGCGGCACGCGGTTTCAACCAGCGTGGCGTTCGGGTTGTAGAGCTTTACGTTGTCGCGGACCTTCTGAACGTCTTCCGGCTTCGCGGTATCAACCTTGTTGATAATCAGCACCTTGGCGCTGCGGAAGTTCACCTCGCCGGGGTAGTAGCGAAGCTCGTGCCCTGCGCGATGCGGATCAAGCACCACGATCTCTAGATTGGAGCGATAGAAGGGGGTGTCGTTGTTGCCGCCATCCCAAAGGACTACGTCGCCTTCCTGCTCTGCCTGGCGAATAATCTCTTCATAATCCACGCCGGCGTACACCGTAGTGCCTTCAGCAATGTGCGGCTCGTACTCTTCACGCTCTTCGATCGTGCAATCGTGAAGATCGAGGTCCTCAAGCTTGGCGAAACGTTGCGCGTGCTGCGCGGCCAGATTGCCGTACGGCATTGGGTGACGGATCACCACCGGATGCCAGCCAAGGCGGCGCAGTGCATCGGCTACGCGACGCGAAACAGGGCTCTTGCCGCAACCCGTGCGCACCGCACAGATGGACACGACCGGAACCTTCGACGGAATCTGCGTCTTTTGCGCGCCCAGCAATTCGAAATCAGCGCCAGCGGCGACGGCCCTGGAGGCCAGGTGCATCAGCGTGTCATACGACACATCCGAGTAAGAGAAGATGCAAACATCCACTTTGTGCTTGCGGATTATGTCTTCCATCTCTTTCTCTTCCAGGATCGGAATGCCGCCCGGATAAAGAGGACCTGCCAACTCAGGCGGATACTTCCGGCCGGCAATGTCGGGAATCTGGGTAGCGGTAAATGCCACGACCTGGAATTCTGGGTTGTGACGGAAGACTACGTTGAAATTATGGAAGTCTCTGCCTGCTGCTCCAAGAATCAATACTCTCTTCATAGATTGTCGAAGGCCCTCTACCCTCAAAAGAGGGGCGCCTTTCTCCTGCCAAAATGGTAGCAGGAATGGTGCATATACGGACGGTGAGGTTCGTCACAGACTAAAGTGAGCCAAAATAATCTCAAACATCATACAACCTAACGTCAAGAAAATTAGCTACTTACAACTTTTACGATGTGGCAAACAGGCAACAAAATGCATATACATACACGACATTGCATAGCGCAATGATTGGCGTGGTTTCTGAAAACGCATATACATTCCACCGCCGTATACGCCGATGACCGATGCTGCCGAAATTGGTTTAAGTTGGAGTTCAAACAGCTAGGAAATCTGCAGACCGCCTTGTTCTTCCATTCCTCATTCGCCGCAAAAAAGGATGAGTGACAGTCTCACGATGAGTCGGAGGTGACGTGATCTTCAATTTTTTGTCGTTCTGTGCGCAGCGACGCAATGGCGAGTTCGAAGGCCTTCTACGATCAAACCGCTATCTCCCAAAACGTCGAACCGAGTGCGAAGAGGCCACGGCCCGGTCTAGATGCCGAACGGCTTGTTCACCTCTCACCCTTTGGTGTGACTCCCATCACTTCGTGCTTGGAACATTCGAATGAGAATCGGGTAAGAGGCCGATAGGCGGGTTTTGCCGTTCCTGCCTGCGGCACTTCAGCCAAAGCGCTGGCAACTACTACAACCTGCGGTCGCAAGCTTCTGTAGTTACGTCCCTTGCGCGCCCCGGATGGTGGTTGCCGGTAGCCAGGAAAGAGGTAGCGATGGCACGAGGTTCCGTGTCAATTGTCGTGGAGCGGTGTAAGGCCTGCGGTTTCTGCGTTGAGTTTTGTCCGACCAAGGTCCTGTCGCTGTCGTCCGCATTCAACTCCAAGGGATACCATCCACCACACGTTGTTGCGCCCGAGAAATGCAGCGGCTGCGATCTGTGCGGAATGTATTGTCCGGATTTCGCAATTCATGGATTCAGAACAGACAAGAAGAAAGAAGAAGTAGCACCAGCGAAGGAGACGACCGATGAACGCTGATCCTCGCGGAGTCCTTACCGGCTCGCATTTTCTGGACGGCGATCACGCCGCCTGCGAAGGTGCACTCGCCGCGGGCGCACGCTTCGCAGCGGGATATCCGATCACGCCCTCGACCGAGGTGGTTGAGCGCTATGCCATGCGCGCTCCCAAAGTCGGTGGCACATTCATTCAGATGGAAGACGAGTTGGCGGCGTCCATCGCGATACAGGGCGCAGTGTGGGGCGGAGCCAAGGCTTTCACCGTAACGTCAGGCCCCGGTTTCTCGCTGATGATGGAACACATCGGCTACGCCGCGATGACCGAGACGCCATGCGTCTTTGTCGATGTGCAACGTGGCGGGCCCTCCACAGGCTTGCCGACTTTACCGGCGCAGGCGGACATGATGCAGGTTCGCTGGGGATCGCATGGCGATTACGAAATCATCGCGCTCTGCCCGAACTCGCCGCAGGAGTGCTTCGATCTGATGATCACGGCATTCAACATGTCGGAGAAGTATCGCGTGCCTACGTTCCTCATGATGGATGAAGTCGTTGGGCACATGACCGAAAAGGTTGTCATCCCTTCCGCTGATCAGATCTACGTGGAACCGCGTAATTTTACGGCGAAAGAACCGGCGGCATTCAAGGCGTACGAGGCTTGCGGAGAAGAGTGCGTTCCCGAGATGGTGATGGCTGGCGAGGGTTACAACATCCACGTCACAGGCCTCACGCACGACGAGCGCGGATATCCCAACATGACGCCTCCCGTGCAGGACACGCTGCTGAAACGGCTCGTCGGCAAGATTCGCGACAATGCCGACAAGATATGCCTGTACGAAGAGGCGGATACTGAAGGTGCGGATATCGTGGTGGTCTCCTACGGCATCACGTCGCGTGTTGCGCAGCGGGCGATCGACCTGGCACACGAGCAAGGCATCAAGGTAGGCAAGTTCCGACTCATCACCGCATGGCCCTTCCCTGAAAAGAAGATCGCCGAAATAGCAGGAAAGGTGAAAGCCCTTGTGGTTCCGGAACTGAACATGGGACAGATGGTACGTGAAGTAGAGCGTTGCGCTGGCGGCAAGGCAAAGGTGCTAGCTGTGCCGCACGCCGGCGGAAGCGTGCATCGTCCGGAAGACATTCTGAAAGCAATCGTGGAGGTGGCACGATGACGACGGTGCAGATTGAGAACGAAAACCCGGTTCAACCGTTTCTGCGCATGGACCGTATGCCGCATATCTGGTGTCCGGGATGCGGGATCGGAACGACCGTCAACTGTTTCACGCGTGCGCTGATCGAGTCGAAGGCCGACCTGTCGAAGGTCGCCGTCGTTTCGGGCATCGGCTGCACGGGCCGCGTCGCTGGGTACGTGAACCTCGATTCGTTCCACACCACGCACGGACGCGCGATTCCCTTCGCCACCGGCTTGAAACTGGCGAACCCCAAGTTGAACGTCGTAGTGTATTCCGGCGATGGCGACCTGTTCGCAATCGGCGGCAATCACCTCATCCACGCTGCCCGTCGCAACGTCGATCTAAAGGTCATCTGCGTGAACAACCTGATCTACGCGATGACCGGCGGACAGACTGCGCCGACGACTCCAGGGGCGGTCATCACTTCGACGTCGCCTTACGGCACGTACGATCCTTCATTCAACATTCCGCACCTGGTCGAAGCCGCGGGCGCGGTGTACGTCGCGCGCTGGACGACCTTCCATGTGCGTCAACTCGCGAAGTCCATGAACGAGATGTTCCAGAAGAAAGGCTTCGGCTTCATCGAAGTGCTTTCACCATGCCCCACGCTCTACCAGCGCCGCAACAAGATGGGCGATGGCCTGGACGCGATGAAGTTCTATAAGGAGCACAGCAAGGTGAAGCACGGGTGCCCGACCAGTGAAGTGAGTCTGACGAAGGCGGGCGAGATCATCGTCGGCAAGTTCGTCGATCGGGAGCGTCCGGAGTACAGTGACCTGATGCATGCGCACCTTCGCGAGCAACTGGGCGAAGCATACGTAGAGGCTGAGCAGGTGGAGATGGAGCACACGTTATGCAGCTAACTGAAATCCGTATCGCTGGATTCGGCGGACAGGGCGTCATTCTGGCCGCGATTGTGGTCGGAAAGGCCGCTTCCATCGTGGACGGCAAGTTCGCCACCATGACGCAGAACTTCGGCCCGGAAGCGCGCGGCGGAGCTTGCAGTGCGCAGCTTATTCTTTCGAGCACGCCGGTTCTCTATCCCTACGTCACCCGGCCTGATGTGATGGTCGTCATGTCGCAAGAGGCTTACGTGAAGTTCGCTCCGGAACTAAAGCCGGGCGGGCTGATGCTGATCGAGCAGGAACTTGTGCGTGTCTCGGATTTGTCGGAGGACACTCGCGTTTTCGGCATCCCGTCGACGCGCCTGGCAGAAGGTATTGGTAAGCGCATGGTTTCCAACATTGTGATGGTCGGCTTCTTCGGAGCCGCCACCGGCCTGCTTTCACAGGAGTCGCTGCGTAAAGCCGTGGAACAATCCGTGCCCTCGGCCTTCCGCGAACTCAACCTGAAGGCCTTCGATATCGGGTGGAACTATGGCGTGGAGCACGTACAGAACGGCACCACGTCGGGTCACGAAATGGAAGAGCTCGAAATGCGCGAGTAGCAGGTATCAAAAGACAGGGCACGCCATTGAGCACGCCCCTGATAAGAAGTGCTGTTTGTCCTACCCTGGCTCGAGAGTACGCCATGCTCTCGAGCCGTTTTTTTTGCGCGGATTCGTGACCCAGTCTGCCGCGCCCCCAAGGAATGCCGGTTCTACTGGCTGCGGAATAGTCCCTCTCTCGAAAACATTGCCGCTCAGTGCTGAAGCCGCTTTTCATTCACTTCGACTTACGGCGCGCCGGAAGGCATGCCCCTTCAGGTAATGCAGTTTTCAGCCGCCAGTTTAGCCTCTGAGGATTTGCAAAGCTCTTCACCATCTGCCAGGTTGCAAAGAAGACGGCACGAAGCCTCGGGCTTCGTGCCGGTACTGTTGTCAGAACTATCTAACTCGACTATGTGGAATAGTCCGCGTTGATGTGGACGTACTCCGCTGTGAGATCGCAGGTCAAAAACTCGACCTTGGCTCTTCCACGACCGAGCGAGATGCGAATGTCGTATTCCGGTTGCGACAGGTACTCATGCGCGGCGCGCTTGTCGAACTCCACTGCCATACCCCGGCGGCACACCAGCTGGTCTCCGAAGTAGATGCTGACCTTGGCTGGGTCAAGTTCGACGCCGGACGTGCCGGCAGCCGACAGTATCCTTCCCCAGTTCGGATCGCAACCTGCCCACGCAGTTTTTACCAGGGCTGAATTCGCAACCGCACGGGCGATTTGCCGTGCTTCCGCAAATGTGCGCGCTTGTTCGACGTGCAATCGCACCAGGTGCTTCGCGCCTTCTCCGTCGCGAACAACCTGTTCCGCCAGCGACGCGCAGACTTCCTGGAGCGCCAGCGCAAACTTCTTTCGCACTCCGGAATCGCGCAGTCTGCAACCGCTCATTCCACTCGCCAGCAGCAAAACCGTATCGTTGGTCGAGGTATCGCCGTCCACAGAAATACTGTTGAACGTAGTATCCGTGCTCGTTCGCAGCATGGCCGTCAACTCACGAGGAGTGGCATCCGCGTCCGTGAGGATGTAAGCCAGCATGGTCGCCATGTTCGGGTGAATCATGCCCGAGCCCTTCGCGACACCGGCAACTCGTACCTCTTTTCGTCCGATCTTAAGAACACGGCTTGCGGTTTTCGGACGCATATCGGTTGTCAGAATCGCTTCGGAGAAGGCTTTTAGTGCGGCTTCTCCTTCGCTTCGGGCGGCGAGCAAACTCGGCAGTGCGGTGACGATCTTTTCTGTTGGGAGCGGAACGCCGATGATGCCCGTCGAGGACGGGACAATGAATTGCGGCGCCGCTTCCACCAGCCTTCCGAGTTCAGCGCAAACTGCCTGGGCGGCGTTGAGACCCGGTTTGCCTGTCGCACAGTTTGCGTTTCCGGCATTCACGAGTACGGCCCGTACACGTCCCTGTGTCTCCGCCAGGTGGGCACGTCCGACTTGCACCGGCGCAGCCACAACGCGGTTGCGGGTGAAGACGGCTGCCGCGCTTGCTCCCATCGGCGCCTCAATCAGCGCGAGGTCGGGACGTCCGCTGGCCTTGATTCCCGCTTTTACGGCCGCGAACTGGAAGCCACGAGGTACAAGCAGTTCCTGCTGAGTCGAAATCATGCGTGCAGTTTCACCAGTCCGATCATGGGTTCCTCAAGAATCGCGAAGCCCGGAATTTCTCCACGAACCATCGCGATCTCATCGCAGTCGTGCAGTCTGGGACACTTCCGGCAGTCCTTCAATATCTTGTCGGGCAGGTCTTCCCGCCGCGCCTGCGAGAATCCCATACGTGCGAAGAACTCTGGGATGCGCGTAAAGAGGCACACGCAGGTAACGTGGTGCGACTCGGCCTCGGCTAACAGCGCATCGATCAATTTGCCCCCGGCTCCCCTTCCCTGCGCCTCCGTGTTTACGGCAATTGACCGCACCTCTGCCAGGTGTACGCCGTACAAATGCAGAGCGCCACAGCCGACAATCTCACCATGCTCCTCGACGACCACGAAGTCGCGCACGTTTTCGCAGATTTCAGCCAGACTACGTGGAAGGAGCAGAGTGCTGTTTTGCGAGAACGCGAGGATCAGCTCGTGGATTGCCTCGGCATCGGGAAGGATCGCCTTACGCGCTCGCATGTGCCACTCCCTTAAGCGCCGAAATTCGGCGGCGCACTTGCTCCAACGCGCGCTGAACCTGCGCGGGAGCGGTTCCACCCGCAACGTCGTGACAATTGAGCACGGATTGCAACGTGAGGTGCGAGTAGAAATCGTCCTCGAACTTCGGGCTTATTCCCTTCAGTTCGAGCAGCGATAGGTCTTGCAGTTCACACGCCCTCGCGAGACATACGCGTACTGCGCTGGCCACGAACTCATGCGCGTGACGGAAGGGCACTCCTTTTAAAACGAGGTACGTGGCCGCCGCCATCGCATTCATGAAGCTCGACTGCGCCGCGGCCTGCATCCTCTCAAGGTCGAATTCAACTTCGCGCATGAAGCCGAGCGCAACGCGTAGCATTCCGAGAGCAGTATCAGCCGCATCGAAGACGGGCTCCTGCGTCTCCTGCATGTCTTTGTTATAAGCGAGCGGCAATCCCTTCATGGCCGTCAGCAGCGTTGTTGCAGCGCCGATCAAGCGCGCCGACTTGCCACGCACCAATTCCAGCGAATCCGGATTCTGCTTCTGAGGCATCGCGCTGCTGCCGGTGGAGTAACGCTCCGGCAGGCGCACGAAGCCGTACTCCTGGGTGGCGAACAGAGTGAACTCCTCCGCCCAGCGGCTCAGGTGGACGCCGAAGATTGAGAGCACCTGTACGAACTCCAGCAGGAAGTCGCGATCGCTTGTTGCATCGATACTGTTTGCGGTCGGCGCAGCGAACCCAAGTTCATGCGCTACTGCCTCACGGTCCAGCGGCAGCGTGGCGCCGGCAATCGCGCCGGAACCCAACGGACACGCATCCAGCCGTTCCATGCAGGACGACAAGCGCGATGCATCGCGCAAAAACATTTCCGCATACGCAAGCAACCAGTGCGCAACCAACACGGGTTCGGCACGTTGCAGATGCGTGTAGGCCGGCATGGCCGCTTCGTCCGCCCTCCCTGCACGATTTGTGAATACCTCTGCAAGTTCGAGGGTCAGCCCGCGGATTGTTGAAGCCGTGGAGCGCACGTACAGGCGAAGGTCGGTTGCGATCTGTTCGTTGCGGCTGCGCCCAGAGTGCAGCTTGTACCCCGTGTCTCCGATAAACGCGACCAGGTGTTTCTCAACGAAGTGATGGATGTCCTCCGCCTCTTCATCGTGCATCAGGTCAGCTGGATTGCGTGCGATCTTCTCAAGACCTACTAGTACGGAGGCGTACTCTGTCGCGGAGAGTACGCCCAGTTTCTGCAGCGCCAACGCATGAGCGCGGCTCGCGGCCAGTTCCTCTCCGAGCAACCGCTTGTCAAAGGGAAACGAGCGCTGCCACTTCTCGAACTCCCCATCAAGAGGTTGCCGTATCCGGCCCGACCACATTTTCATTTCGCCACCTCGGCGCGCGCCAGCGCACGCGAGCGTGCCGGCAGTCCGAGGATGCGGATGAAACCGGCCGCGTCTTTCTGATCGTAGCTGGAGCCCATTGTGAACGACGACAAGTCAGTGCGATACAGGGAATAGTCCGACTCGCGGCTCAGTACCATGGCGTTGCCCTTGTACAGCCCAAGCTTCGCAGTTCCCGTCACTTCCTTCTGCGTCTCGGTGATGAAGGCGTCCAGGGCGTCGCGCAGGGGCGTGAACCATAGACCGAAGTACACCATCTCCGCGTACTTCAGCGCGATGTGCTGTTTGAAGTGCATAACCTCGCGATCGAGGCAGAGTGCTTCCAGTTCGCGATGTGCCGCCAGCAGCAGCGTTCCACCCGGCGTCTCATAGCAACCGCGCGACTTCATACCGACAAAGCGGTTCTCCACCAGGTCGATGCGACCTACGGCATTGCGTCCCGCAATCTCGTTCAGCAACTCCAGGAGTTGCACCGCCGGCAGCTCCATGCCGTTTACCGACACAGGCGTTCCCTGCTTGAAACCGATTTCTACTTCCTCAATGCGGTCGGGCGCGGTCTGCGGAGAGTTCGAAAGCTGCCACGTTGAGTCCAGCGGCGCGTTCGCCGGATCTTCCAGCTCTCCGCCCTCGTGGCTCACGTGCCAGAGATTGTGGTCGCGAGAGTGGATTTTCTCTCGGCTTACGGTAATCGGAATACCACGCTGCTCGGCGTAGTCGATGCAGTCCTCGCGCGACTTCAATTCCCACTCGCGCCACGGAGCGATGATTTCGAGCTCCGGCGCAAGCGCCTGGAAGGCGTGCTCGAAACGAACCTGGTCGTTGCCCTTACCAGTACACCCATGCGCGACGGCGTCTGCGCCCTCCGCAAGTGCGACTTCGACCTGTGCCTTCGCAATGACGGGGCGCGCAAGCGACGTACCCAGCATGTACTTGTGCTCGTAAACGGCTCCCGCCCGCAGAGCAGGCCACACGCAGGACGTCAGGAACTCCTCGCGCAGGTCGCGGATGACGACCTTCGATGCGCCGGTCGCGATGGCCTTCTGCGCAACAGCTTCCATGTCATCGCCCTGGCCTACATCACCGACCACGGCAATGACCTCGCACGCGTAGTTCTCTTTCAGCCATGGAATGATGATGGAGGTGTCCAGCCCTCCCGAATATGCAAGTGCGACTTTCTTAGGCATGTGCGCTCCTTTGTCCGGCACTGAATTCCCGCGACTCTATCGGCGGGAAGCGGCGCATGCCGCCACCCAGAAGAACAAGCAGAATGGCCTTTTGGATATGCAGGCGGTTCTCCGCCTGGTCGAACACAACAGAACTGGGTGAATCGATAACGGCGTCGGTGACTTCATCGCCGCGATGCGCCGGCAGGCAGTGCATGAAGATCGCGTTCGGCGAAGTCAGCGAGAACAGCTCCGCATTGACCTGAAATGGTGCAAAAATCTTGCTGCGCTCGGCGCTTTCCTCTTCCTGGCCCATGCTCGCCCAAACGTCCGTGTAGACCGCATCGGCCCCCGTGGCCGCATGCCTCGCGTCATTTGTTACCTCGATGGTCGCGCCCGTTAGCGCGGCAATCTCACGCGCCTGCTTCGTGACCACCTGGGCAGGCTCGTAACCCGCCGGTGTCGCCACAGCGATGTGGCTGCCAAGGCTCGCAGCTGCGAGCATCAGCGAGTGCGCGACGTTGTTCCCATCTCCGACGTAGGCAAGCTTGACCGTCCGCAGGTCGACAAATTTCTCCTGCAAGGTGAAGAAATCCGCTAGAGCCTGGCAGGGGTGTTCGTAGTCGCTGAGTGCGTTTACCACGGGAACGGAAGCATATTTTGCGATGCCGCTCACCGTCTCGTGATCGAACGTGCGCAGCACAATTCCGTGAATCCAACGTTCGAGATTGTGCGCAATATCGCTGAGCGGCTCCCGTGCAGCAAGGCGCGAGCGTGTCTGATCCACAAAGAACGACGTGCCCCCCATAGAGGCGATTCCCGCCTCGAAGGTGATACGCGTTCGCAGCGATGGCTTTTCAAAGAACATAGCGATCTGCTTGCCTGACAGCACACCGCGGAAGTCTTCAGGACGCGCCTTCATCAGCGCTGTCAGGTCCAGTACGGCCTTCACTTCCGCAGGAGAGAAGTCGGAAATCGAGATCAGGTCGCGCGAGACAAACGGAACCTGCGCTCCAGCCGGGGCACACATTGGGCTCTCGCCCACACTGCTTTTGCTCATTACTTTGCCTTTCCCATAGTTTTGCGCTTGGTTTTGCGCGCCAACGACTTTTTGCCTGTGCAGGAGGTCAATACGGAGTCGAGCGCCTTTACTACTTGATCTACATGCTTGGAGGTGATGATGAACGGCGGCAGGAACCGCAGCGTGGTGTCATGCGTGCGATTGATGATGATGCCGAGTTCCAGCATCTTCGCTACGACGCTCTTTGCCAGGTCGGCATCGGAAACCTCGACGCCCAGCATAAGCCCGACTCCACGTATGTCCTGAATCACCGCGTGACGCTGGTCGAGTTCCTGCAACCGCTCGCGGAAGTACTCGCCTGTTTTCGTAACGTGCGCCAGCAGCTTCTCGGATTTGAGCGTGTCAAGGTAAGCGATGGCCACTGCACATGCGAGCGGACCGCCCCCAAAGGTCGTCCCGTGCATCCCCGGATGGAACGCCTTCGACACTACCTCCGTGGTCAGAATCGCTCCGAGCGGCAATCCCGCGGCAAGCGGCTTGGCGACCGTGACGATGTCAGGCCGCACGCCGTAATGCTGGTAGGCGAACATCCTTCCAGTGCGGCCAAGCCCGCATTGAATCTCATCGAGAATGAGCACCGCGCCAGATTTGTTGCAGAGCGCACGCGCCGCATTCAGGAATTCCGCACTGACTGGACGGATTCCGCCTTCGCCCTGAATCGTCTCCAGCGTGATGGCACAAACCGTTGAGTCGAACTTTGCTTGCAGATCTGCAACGTCGTTGAGGCGGACGAAGCGAACACCGGGCACGCCAGGAGCAAACGGCTTGCGATACTTCGGTTGCCCCGTAGTCGCCAGCGAACCGAACGTGCGCCCGTGGAACGAGTTCTCCATGGCGAGCACGCGCCACTTCGGCTTGCTGCCTCGCTTGCTCACGTGCCCGGCGTATGCGCGCGCCAGTTTCAGCGCGCCTTCCCATGCCTCAGTGCCACTGTTGCAGAAGAATACGCGATCGAGTCCGGAGGCCTTCGTCAGGCGCTCGGCCAGCGCGGACTGGTAATCATGGAAGAACAGGTTTGAAACATGCACCAGCTTGCCGGCCTGTTGAACAAGCGCCTTGCGAATTGCTGGATGGTTATAGCCGAGCGCATTCACGCCAATGCCGCTCAGGAAGTCGAGATAGCGCTTCCCTTCCGAGTTGTAGAGGTAAACGCCTTGTCCCCTCTTCAACAGCAAGGGGTGGCGATCGTAGGTAGGCAGAAGCAACGCTGCTTCAGCCTTCTGAACCGAGGCAACGCTCACTGAACCATGACCTCCGTACCGAATTCGATCTTCTCGTAATAGAAATCCGGCAGCGCTGCAACCTCGGCCGCCGGGAGTATGCGCACACGATGCACGCCCAAACGCAAAGCATCCTGGCACGCCTGCAACTTCGGCAGCATGCCTCCGCGAATGACCGAGTCGCGCACGAGCCCGGGAATCTGCTGCACGGCAAGCCAGCGGATCACGGTGCCATCCGCACCCTTCACACCCGGGACATCGGTCAGGAACACCAGCGTGTCTGCCATGCAGCCAGACGCGCACGCCGACGCCATCTGGTCGGCATTCACGTTGTAGTACTCGCCGTCTGAGCCCAGCGCGATGCTGGAAATCACGGGTATGCCGCCGTTCGACCAGATCGCGTCAATCCACCGAGGATCGACGGCCGAGATCTCGCCGACGTAGCCCAGGTCGCAACCTTCCGTCTTCTTTTTGCGAGCCGAGAACACCAGTCCATCGCCACCGCAGATGCCCATTGCCGCCTGCCCCTCGGCAGCAATCGCCGCAACGAGCAGCTTGTTCACGCGTCCGCCCAGCACCATCAGGGCTACGTCGCGTGTCTCGCTGTCCGTGACTCGGAGTCCGTTGATGAACTCGCTTTGTTTGCCAAGTTGCGCAAGCGTGCGCGTAAGCGCCGCACCACCACCGTGAACAACAGCAACCTTGTGTCCCTCTTCCGCCAACTCGGCGATGGCCTTGGCGCACTTCTTCAGCAGAACCTTGTCATCCAGCGCCGCGCCGCCAATCTTTACGACGATCTTCATTGCAATCCCTCTCGCTCACTCCAGCCATACATCACGTTCATGTTTTGCACGGCCTGTCCGGCTGCGCCTTTTACGAGATTGTCGAGGCATGACACCAGGACCAATCGTCGTCGGTCTGGCGCGAGTGAGAAGCCGACATCGCAATAATTAGTACGCAAGGAAAACTGGATCTGCGGCAGCTTGCCTGCGCCGAAAACGCGCACCCACGGGCTGCCCTTGTAGAACTCGTTAAAACAGCTTTCGATTCCGGTCTCTTCCGCCGGTCGGGTCAGCCGAAGATAGATGGTGGAAAGAATGCCGCGCGGGATAGGAAGCAGGTGCGGCGTGAAGATCAGGTCAGCCGGACACAGCCCAAGCTGCTCCAGGATTTCTCCGGTGTGCCGGTGTCCGAAGACGGAGTAGGCAGAAAGGTTTTGCGCCACTTCGACAAAATGGGTTTTAGGCGTCGGCTTCTTGCCCGCGCCGGAGACGCCC
Above is a genomic segment from Clostridia bacterium containing:
- a CDS encoding aspartate aminotransferase family protein, which produces MSVASVQKAEAALLLPTYDRHPLLLKRGQGVYLYNSEGKRYLDFLSGIGVNALGYNHPAIRKALVQQAGKLVHVSNLFFHDYQSALAERLTKASGLDRVFFCNSGTEAWEGALKLARAYAGHVSKRGSKPKWRVLAMENSFHGRTFGSLATTGQPKYRKPFAPGVPGVRFVRLNDVADLQAKFDSTVCAITLETIQGEGGIRPVSAEFLNAARALCNKSGAVLILDEIQCGLGRTGRMFAYQHYGVRPDIVTVAKPLAAGLPLGAILTTEVVSKAFHPGMHGTTFGGGPLACAVAIAYLDTLKSEKLLAHVTKTGEYFRERLQELDQRHAVIQDIRGVGLMLGVEVSDADLAKSVVAKMLELGIIINRTHDTTLRFLPPFIITSKHVDQVVKALDSVLTSCTGKKSLARKTKRKTMGKAK
- the argB gene encoding acetylglutamate kinase; this translates as MKIVVKIGGAALDDKVLLKKCAKAIAELAEEGHKVAVVHGGGAALTRTLAQLGKQSEFINGLRVTDSETRDVALMVLGGRVNKLLVAAIAAEGQAAMGICGGDGLVFSARKKKTEGCDLGYVGEISAVDPRWIDAIWSNGGIPVISSIALGSDGEYYNVNADQMASACASGCMADTLVFLTDVPGVKGADGTVIRWLAVQQIPGLVRDSVIRGGMLPKLQACQDALRLGVHRVRILPAAEVAALPDFYYEKIEFGTEVMVQ